From a single Pseudomonas sp. A34-9 genomic region:
- a CDS encoding sigma-54 dependent transcriptional regulator — MSEAPALRRLLVVDPCDDCHRLLPGLRAVGWDVDSCTLENAADRSCDVGLLRLQPFHLERPEAVKELISRSGTEWIAVLNQEVLRLQNVGDFVCEWFFDFHTLPFDVSRVQVTLGRAFGMARLRGQGTIHVEQPEHELLGDSKPIRELRKLLSKLAPTESPVLIRGESGTGKELVARTLHRQSQRHSKPFVAINCGAIPEHLIQSELFGHEKGAFTGAHQRKVGRIEAANGGTLFLDEIGDLPLELQANLLRFLQERHIERVGGSQPIPVDVRVLAATHVDLEAAIEKKRFREDLYYRLNVLQVVTAPLRERHGDLSMLANHFSHFYSHETGRRPRSFSEDALIAMGKHDWPGNVRELANRVRRGLVLAEGRQIEARDLGLISQHSIATPMGTLEDYKTRAERQALCDVLNRHSDNLSVAAKVLGVSRPTFYRLLHKHQIR, encoded by the coding sequence ATGAGCGAAGCGCCTGCGTTACGACGTTTATTGGTGGTCGATCCTTGCGACGATTGCCACCGCTTATTGCCCGGATTACGCGCTGTAGGTTGGGATGTCGACAGCTGTACCCTGGAAAACGCCGCCGACCGCAGTTGTGATGTCGGCTTGTTGCGATTGCAGCCGTTTCACCTCGAACGCCCCGAAGCCGTGAAGGAACTGATCAGTCGCAGCGGCACCGAATGGATCGCCGTGCTCAATCAGGAAGTCCTGCGTTTACAAAACGTCGGTGACTTCGTTTGTGAATGGTTTTTCGATTTTCACACCTTGCCGTTCGACGTGTCACGGGTGCAGGTTACCCTCGGCCGGGCATTCGGTATGGCGCGTCTGCGCGGACAGGGCACGATTCATGTGGAGCAGCCCGAACACGAACTGCTTGGCGACAGCAAACCGATCCGCGAACTGCGCAAATTGCTCAGCAAACTGGCGCCGACCGAATCGCCGGTATTGATCCGCGGTGAAAGCGGTACCGGTAAAGAGCTGGTTGCCCGCACGCTGCACCGGCAATCCCAGCGTCACAGCAAACCGTTTGTGGCAATCAATTGCGGGGCGATTCCCGAGCACCTGATTCAGTCCGAGCTGTTCGGCCACGAGAAAGGCGCGTTTACCGGCGCCCATCAGCGCAAGGTCGGGCGCATTGAAGCGGCCAATGGCGGCACACTGTTTTTGGATGAGATCGGTGATCTGCCGCTGGAACTGCAAGCCAATCTGTTGCGTTTCCTGCAGGAAAGGCACATCGAACGTGTCGGCGGCAGTCAGCCGATCCCGGTGGATGTGCGCGTTCTGGCGGCGACCCACGTCGACCTTGAAGCCGCCATCGAGAAAAAGCGATTTCGCGAAGATTTGTATTACCGGCTAAACGTCCTGCAAGTGGTCACTGCGCCATTGCGTGAACGGCACGGTGATTTATCGATGTTGGCCAACCACTTTTCCCACTTTTACAGCCACGAAACCGGCCGTCGCCCACGCAGTTTCAGCGAAGATGCGCTGATTGCCATGGGCAAGCATGACTGGCCGGGCAATGTCCGAGAACTGGCCAACCGTGTGCGGCGTGGACTGGTGTTGGCCGAAGGTCGGCAGATCGAGGCCCGTGATCTGGGGTTGATCAGCCAGCATTCGATCGCTACGCCCATGGGCACGCTGGAAGATTACAAGACCCGCGCCGAGCGCCAGGCACTGTGCGATGTGTTGAACCGGCACAGCGACAACCTCAGTGTGGCGGCGAAAGTGCTGGGCGTGTCACGG